Proteins from one Microbacterium proteolyticum genomic window:
- a CDS encoding Dyp-type peroxidase, which produces MASRDRSAPGDGGLGRRGFLLGGAVAGAGALAAVGIDAAVSAGATDAVSAAPLNGDVVVPFHGAHQAGIDTDAQAHVSLVALDLRADTDRDALRRLMRLLTDDAVRLTRGKGALADTEPELAVSPARLTVTFGFGPGFVARSGAAAPAWLRPLPAFTIDRLRPEYGDGDLLLQIAADDPVTVAHATRMLLKDARAFATPRWVQQGFRRAHGTTRPGTTMRNLFGQVDGTANPLPGTTGFDEVVWSREGWLTGGTGMVVRRIAMDLDKWDRLDRPGRDQAVGRFQSTGAPLTGTDEFDEPDFAAKDAIGFPVIPEFSHVRRSRSDDPAERIFRRGYNYDDALPTDAVSDAGLLFVSFQADIDRQFVPLQRRLDELDLLNEWTTPIGSAVFALPPGCAEGGFIGEGILS; this is translated from the coding sequence ATGGCGTCCCGCGATCGATCCGCTCCGGGCGATGGCGGTCTCGGCCGGCGGGGGTTCCTCCTCGGGGGAGCCGTCGCCGGCGCGGGGGCGCTCGCCGCGGTCGGGATCGACGCGGCCGTCTCGGCCGGAGCGACGGATGCCGTGTCCGCGGCGCCGTTGAACGGCGATGTCGTCGTGCCCTTCCACGGCGCCCACCAGGCCGGCATCGACACGGACGCGCAGGCGCATGTGTCGCTCGTCGCGCTGGACCTGCGCGCCGACACCGACCGCGACGCCCTGCGCCGTCTCATGCGCCTGCTCACCGACGACGCCGTGCGCCTGACGCGGGGGAAGGGCGCCCTCGCCGACACCGAACCGGAGCTGGCGGTCTCGCCGGCGCGCTTGACGGTGACCTTCGGGTTCGGCCCGGGGTTCGTCGCGCGCTCGGGCGCCGCGGCCCCCGCCTGGCTGCGCCCGCTTCCCGCGTTCACGATCGACCGGCTCCGGCCCGAGTACGGCGACGGCGACCTGCTCCTGCAGATCGCCGCGGACGATCCGGTCACCGTCGCCCACGCCACGCGCATGCTGCTCAAGGACGCGCGGGCGTTCGCCACACCCCGATGGGTGCAGCAGGGCTTCCGCCGCGCGCACGGGACGACGCGCCCGGGGACCACGATGCGCAACCTCTTCGGCCAGGTCGACGGCACCGCCAACCCGCTGCCCGGGACCACCGGGTTCGACGAGGTCGTCTGGTCGCGCGAGGGCTGGCTGACCGGCGGGACGGGGATGGTGGTGCGGCGCATCGCGATGGACCTGGACAAGTGGGACCGGCTGGATCGCCCCGGGCGCGACCAGGCGGTGGGGCGCTTCCAGTCCACGGGCGCCCCGCTCACCGGGACGGACGAGTTCGACGAGCCCGACTTCGCCGCCAAGGATGCCATCGGCTTCCCCGTCATCCCGGAGTTCTCGCACGTGCGGCGGTCCCGGTCCGACGACCCCGCGGAGCGCATCTTCCGCCGCGGCTACAACTACGACGACGCGCTGCCGACGGACGCGGTCTCGGACGCGGGACTGCTGTTCGTCTCGTTCCAGGCCGACATCGATCGGCAGTTCGTCCCCCTGCAGCGTCGACTCGACGAGCTCGACCTGCTCAACGAATGGACGACCCCCATCGGGTCGGCCGTGTTCGCCCTTCCGCCCGGCTGCGCCGAGGGCGGTTTCATCGGAGAAGGAATCCTGTCATGA
- a CDS encoding helix-turn-helix transcriptional regulator encodes MQSSGNEVPPAVSSDYYDTRVRTAEAAETLEWLRAQYGRVDMQVEVGSFAERAVGDDAFSLRHLSWRCRAEVEYGVDRFFFATGTPGFSWRIGSASGEYSVEPAVAQPGQEYSGIADGAEIDIVAFDAARLEDAARTIYGDDSLEVRFDGTGPVSRRMRDYWVATLRWAFTQLPLLAEPLVRAHVHRALVSSTLEAFPLAGDPRERRASAMAQAATYSAAMRWMDDHASLPITADDAARATGTSVAGLRRAFAANGQLSSTPEGYLEHARVSAAHADLVASDPTRTTVGEIALRWGFVDLPGFAAAYHAAYRADPKTTLDR; translated from the coding sequence GTGCAGTCCAGCGGGAACGAGGTGCCCCCGGCCGTGAGCAGCGACTATTACGACACCCGCGTGCGCACGGCGGAGGCGGCTGAAACCCTGGAGTGGCTGCGCGCACAGTACGGCCGTGTCGACATGCAGGTGGAGGTGGGCTCGTTCGCCGAGCGCGCCGTCGGTGACGACGCCTTCTCGTTGCGTCACCTGTCGTGGCGATGCCGGGCCGAGGTCGAGTACGGGGTCGATCGGTTCTTCTTCGCCACCGGAACCCCCGGTTTCTCGTGGCGTATCGGGTCGGCAAGCGGCGAGTACAGCGTGGAGCCGGCCGTCGCCCAGCCGGGCCAGGAGTATTCCGGTATCGCCGATGGTGCGGAGATCGACATCGTCGCGTTCGACGCCGCGCGACTCGAGGACGCCGCCCGCACCATCTATGGAGACGACTCTCTCGAGGTGCGTTTCGACGGAACGGGCCCGGTATCCCGGCGGATGCGCGACTACTGGGTCGCCACCCTGCGCTGGGCGTTCACCCAGCTCCCTCTTCTCGCCGAACCCCTGGTGCGCGCGCACGTGCACCGCGCACTCGTGTCGTCCACCCTGGAAGCCTTCCCCCTGGCGGGCGACCCGCGTGAGCGGCGCGCCTCGGCGATGGCTCAAGCAGCCACCTACTCCGCCGCCATGCGATGGATGGATGATCACGCGTCGTTGCCCATCACGGCCGACGACGCCGCGCGCGCGACCGGGACCTCGGTTGCAGGGTTGCGTCGCGCCTTCGCCGCGAACGGGCAGCTCTCGTCGACTCCCGAGGGTTACCTGGAGCACGCACGCGTGAGCGCCGCGCACGCCGACCTGGTGGCATCCGATCCGACCCGGACGACGGTTGGGGAGATCGCGCTCCGCTGGGGTTTCGTCGACCTCCCCGGATTCGCCGCGGCGTACCACGCGGCCTACCGGGCCGACCCGAAGACGACGCTCGATCGCTGA
- a CDS encoding SDR family oxidoreductase, with the protein MTTQYTFTDPAKLYADIEPSKQHQPEPGLDAELSPKAALGEDTYVGSGRLEGRKALITGADSGIGAATAIAFAREGASVAMSYLPEEKEDADRIAGILREAGATVAQIPGDLRDPEYCRALVAQAVEELGGLDILVNNGGKQLFNEDLTTLTDEQFDATFKTNVYAMFWVTKAALPHLPAGSAIINTTSIQAYSPSAILVDYASTKATINAFTKALGQQLAPKGIRVNAVAPGPIWTPLQVSDGQPQEKVAEFGEETPLGRMGQPAELAPAYVYLASAESSYVIGETLNVNGGMPTP; encoded by the coding sequence ATGACCACGCAATACACCTTCACCGATCCCGCGAAGCTCTACGCCGACATCGAGCCGTCGAAGCAGCACCAGCCCGAGCCCGGTCTGGATGCCGAGCTGAGCCCGAAGGCCGCCCTCGGCGAGGACACCTACGTCGGCAGCGGCCGGCTGGAGGGGCGCAAGGCCCTCATCACCGGCGCCGACTCCGGCATCGGCGCGGCCACCGCGATCGCCTTCGCCCGCGAGGGCGCCTCGGTCGCGATGTCGTACCTGCCGGAGGAGAAGGAGGATGCCGATCGCATCGCCGGGATCCTCCGCGAGGCCGGCGCGACCGTCGCGCAGATCCCGGGCGACCTCCGCGACCCCGAGTACTGCCGTGCGCTCGTCGCGCAGGCGGTCGAGGAACTCGGCGGACTCGACATCCTCGTCAACAACGGCGGCAAGCAGCTGTTCAACGAAGACCTCACGACCCTCACCGACGAGCAGTTCGACGCCACCTTCAAGACGAACGTGTACGCGATGTTCTGGGTGACCAAGGCGGCGCTCCCGCACCTGCCGGCCGGGTCCGCGATCATCAACACGACCTCGATCCAGGCGTACTCGCCGTCGGCGATCCTCGTCGACTACGCCTCGACGAAGGCGACCATCAACGCCTTCACCAAGGCGCTCGGTCAGCAGCTGGCGCCGAAGGGCATCCGCGTCAACGCCGTGGCTCCCGGCCCCATCTGGACGCCGCTGCAGGTCTCGGACGGTCAGCCCCAGGAGAAGGTCGCGGAGTTCGGCGAGGAGACGCCCCTCGGACGCATGGGGCAGCCCGCCGAGCTCGCCCCGGCGTACGTGTACCTGGCATCCGCGGAATCGAGCTACGTGATCGGCGAGACGCTCAACGTCAACGGCGGGATGCCGACCCCGTAA
- a CDS encoding epimerase, with translation MTSSPAAPRRVVIAGASGFVGQALVAAFREDGDEVATVGRTGTATWTDPAGIARLVDGADVLVNLAGRIVSCRYTDANRDEILNSRFDTTRALHRAVRDAVHPPRVWMNASTATIYRHETESGNDEVDGVIGEGFSVDVATSWERAFFDGELPTTRRVALRMAIVLGDGPATRMLLALGRLGLGGPQIDSWWFPHRRYRGIGARPSGPAWSSWHRTRGRQRFSWIHIDDVVASVRFLRDRDDIAGPVNLSAPGVSDNRTLMHEVRRVAGMPVGLPAFRWMLDPAMAVLRNEPELVLKSRWAVPGVLTRAGFAFAYDELGPALDAVASQRRPRARDLFSS, from the coding sequence ATGACGAGCTCCCCGGCCGCCCCTCGCCGCGTCGTGATCGCCGGCGCGAGCGGATTCGTCGGTCAGGCGCTCGTCGCGGCGTTCCGCGAGGACGGCGACGAGGTCGCCACGGTGGGGCGCACCGGCACGGCGACCTGGACCGACCCGGCGGGGATCGCGCGGCTCGTGGACGGCGCCGACGTGCTCGTGAACCTCGCCGGCCGCATCGTGTCGTGCCGGTACACCGACGCGAATCGCGACGAGATCCTGAACTCCCGGTTCGATACGACCCGCGCTCTGCATCGGGCGGTCCGGGATGCCGTCCACCCCCCGCGCGTCTGGATGAACGCCTCGACCGCCACCATCTACCGGCACGAGACGGAGAGCGGCAACGACGAGGTCGACGGCGTGATCGGCGAGGGCTTCTCGGTCGACGTCGCCACGAGCTGGGAGCGGGCGTTCTTCGACGGCGAGCTGCCCACGACGCGGCGGGTCGCCCTCCGCATGGCGATCGTGCTGGGCGACGGCCCGGCCACGCGCATGCTCCTCGCCCTGGGAAGGCTCGGCCTCGGTGGTCCGCAGATCGACAGCTGGTGGTTCCCGCACCGCCGCTATCGCGGGATCGGAGCACGCCCGAGCGGACCCGCGTGGTCGTCGTGGCACCGCACGCGGGGACGCCAGCGCTTCAGCTGGATCCACATCGACGACGTGGTGGCATCCGTCCGTTTCCTGCGCGATCGCGACGACATCGCGGGACCGGTGAACCTGTCCGCCCCCGGCGTCAGCGACAACCGCACCCTCATGCACGAGGTACGTCGGGTCGCGGGGATGCCGGTGGGTCTCCCGGCGTTCCGGTGGATGCTCGACCCCGCCATGGCGGTCCTGCGCAACGAACCCGAGCTGGTGCTCAAGAGTCGATGGGCGGTGCCCGGGGTCCTGACCCGCGCGGGGTTCGCCTTCGCGTACGACGAACTGGGGCCGGCGCTGGACGCCGTGGCATCCCAGCGCCGGCCCCGGGCCCGCGATCTCTTCTCGAGCTGA
- a CDS encoding glycoside hydrolase family 15 protein produces the protein MLTTPPPPSRPLRDYAAIGDGRTVALIGLDGGVDWLPLPNIHSRPVFARLVDESAGGCIQLAPVEEYEITRRYIPRTNVLETTFTTASGVATVTDAMVTGIAGRLPWAELARRVDGVAGEVEFAWCVQPGTMLRSAAPWTERIDGFSIMRIGHVSLAVTGHEYGLRGEPDAGDESIDGGFTTAEGSRHLLVIAATEGEPLRIPDAQNVDRGVDRTIGGWEMWSDEFSYRGPWADDVQRSALALKLLLFSPTGAIAAAATTSLPENPRGGKNWDYRFAWVRDLAYTAHAWVGFGLREETHAAISWLLRTIRKNGPEVQVMYTLDGDAEIGLEKHQVPGWNGNQPVVTGNPAQGQLQLGVYGDLIALCRTYVEAGNRLDIQTGRLLADVADRTCDLWRRADSGMWELPELEHYTSSKMGCWKALDDAQWLADGGHIPDNGDRWRAERDRIHAWVEENCWSESVQAYTLRPGSDDLDASVLLHAPTGFDRGERMSRTVDAITERLGTSNHLVYRYTGMDQEEHTFVACAFWRATALACVGRHAEAIEAMDVLVAQANDVGMYSEMIAEDDGAFWGNLPQALSHLALINAALVIREVVDEADLGDR, from the coding sequence GTGCTCACGACCCCGCCTCCGCCGTCCCGCCCGCTGCGCGACTACGCCGCGATCGGCGACGGGCGGACGGTCGCGCTGATCGGGCTGGACGGCGGCGTCGACTGGCTTCCGCTGCCCAACATCCACTCGCGACCGGTCTTCGCCCGGCTCGTCGACGAGTCGGCAGGGGGGTGCATCCAGCTCGCGCCCGTGGAGGAGTACGAGATCACGCGACGGTACATCCCGCGCACCAACGTCCTCGAGACGACCTTCACCACCGCCTCCGGTGTCGCCACCGTCACCGACGCGATGGTGACGGGGATCGCCGGGCGTCTGCCCTGGGCCGAGCTCGCCCGCCGCGTCGACGGAGTGGCGGGCGAGGTCGAGTTCGCCTGGTGCGTGCAGCCGGGGACGATGCTGCGTTCGGCCGCGCCCTGGACCGAGCGCATCGACGGCTTCTCGATCATGCGCATCGGGCACGTCTCGCTCGCGGTGACCGGGCACGAGTACGGGCTCCGCGGCGAACCGGATGCCGGCGACGAGAGCATCGACGGCGGCTTCACGACCGCGGAGGGCTCGCGCCACCTGCTCGTGATCGCCGCGACGGAGGGCGAACCGCTCCGCATCCCCGACGCGCAGAACGTCGACCGCGGGGTCGACCGCACGATCGGCGGTTGGGAGATGTGGTCCGACGAGTTCTCGTACCGGGGCCCGTGGGCAGACGACGTGCAGCGCAGCGCGCTCGCCCTCAAGCTCCTGCTTTTCAGCCCCACCGGCGCCATCGCGGCGGCGGCCACCACCTCGCTCCCCGAGAACCCCCGCGGCGGGAAGAACTGGGACTACCGCTTCGCGTGGGTGCGCGACCTCGCCTATACGGCGCACGCGTGGGTGGGCTTCGGCCTCCGCGAGGAGACGCACGCCGCGATCTCGTGGCTCCTGCGCACGATCCGAAAGAACGGTCCCGAGGTGCAGGTGATGTACACCCTCGACGGCGATGCCGAGATCGGCCTGGAGAAGCACCAGGTTCCGGGGTGGAACGGGAACCAGCCCGTGGTCACCGGCAACCCCGCGCAGGGCCAGCTGCAGCTCGGCGTCTACGGCGACCTCATCGCCCTGTGCCGCACGTACGTCGAGGCCGGAAACCGCCTCGACATCCAGACGGGGCGGCTGCTCGCCGACGTCGCCGACCGCACGTGCGATCTCTGGCGGCGCGCGGACTCCGGCATGTGGGAGCTGCCCGAGCTCGAGCACTACACCTCGTCGAAGATGGGCTGCTGGAAGGCCCTCGACGACGCGCAGTGGCTCGCGGACGGCGGCCACATCCCCGACAACGGCGACCGCTGGCGCGCCGAGCGCGACCGCATCCACGCGTGGGTCGAGGAGAACTGCTGGTCGGAGTCGGTGCAGGCCTACACCCTGCGCCCCGGCTCCGACGACCTCGATGCGTCGGTGCTGCTGCATGCGCCGACGGGTTTCGACCGGGGCGAGCGCATGTCGAGGACCGTGGATGCCATCACCGAACGCCTCGGAACCTCGAACCACCTCGTCTACCGGTACACCGGCATGGACCAGGAGGAGCACACCTTCGTCGCGTGCGCCTTCTGGCGGGCGACGGCCCTGGCGTGCGTCGGCCGCCACGCCGAGGCCATCGAGGCCATGGACGTTCTCGTCGCGCAGGCGAACGACGTCGGCATGTACTCCGAGATGATCGCCGAGGACGACGGGGCCTTCTGGGGCAACCTCCCGCAGGCGCTCAGCCACCTCGCGCTCATCAACGCGGCGCTCGTCATCCGTGAGGTGGTCGACGAGGCCGACCTCGGCGACCGCTGA
- a CDS encoding Dps family protein: MSPTTKDTPTKNRRRPARGGSGPETTDEQNAEKGFQASEKLTDSLQAVLIDLIELSIQGKQAHWNVVGKNFRDTHLQLDEIIDAAREFSDTVAERMRSLHALPDGRSDTIAETTTLPEFPQGEVDTAEVVDLITERLDATVGTVRAVHDDVDEEDPTSADILHGILERLEQLSWMVSAENRVARK; the protein is encoded by the coding sequence ATGTCCCCCACCACGAAGGACACCCCGACCAAGAACCGCCGTCGCCCGGCCCGCGGCGGCAGCGGCCCCGAGACCACCGACGAGCAGAACGCCGAGAAGGGCTTCCAGGCTTCGGAGAAGCTCACCGACAGCCTGCAGGCCGTCCTCATCGACCTCATCGAGCTGTCGATCCAGGGCAAGCAGGCGCACTGGAACGTCGTCGGGAAGAACTTCCGCGACACCCACCTGCAGCTCGACGAGATCATCGACGCCGCACGCGAGTTCAGCGACACGGTCGCGGAGCGCATGCGCTCGCTCCACGCCCTGCCCGACGGCCGCAGCGACACGATCGCCGAGACGACGACCCTCCCGGAGTTCCCGCAGGGCGAGGTCGACACGGCCGAGGTCGTCGACCTCATCACCGAGCGCCTCGACGCGACCGTCGGCACCGTGCGCGCCGTGCACGACGACGTCGACGAGGAAGACCCGACCAGCGCCGACATCCTGCACGGCATCCTCGAGCGTCTCGAGCAGCTGTCGTGGATGGTCAGTGCGGAGAACCGCGTCGCACGGAAGTAA
- a CDS encoding DEAD/DEAH box helicase: protein MTSLLDHVPAGSDPDAAYLGFVEWASSRGLTLYPAQDEAIIEIVSGANVILSTPTGTGKSLVAVAAHAASLARGGRSYYTAPIKALVSEKFFALVEIFGAENVGMVTGDSSVNSDAPIICCTAEILANLALRQGSDAAVDQIVMDEFHYYGEPDRGWAWQVPLLLLTRAQFILMSATLGDVADIADDLSRRTGRATARVTGVERPVPLHFEYARTPVHETVQELLDTKQAPVYVVHFSQAAAMERAQALSSIRIIDRERRDEIAEAIGGFRFTTGFGKTLSRYVRAGIGVHHAGMLPRYRRLVETLAQRGLLRVICGTDTLGVGINVPIRTVLLTALTKYDGTRMRQLSAREFHQIAGRAGRAGYDTAGTVVVMAPDHEIENAAQILKAGDDLKKQKKIVRKKAPQGFVNWTEQSYDRLVAAEPEPLQPQMKLTAAMLINVIARGGDVFGNVRSLVFDNHEPRPRQYELARRAIAIFRTLVQAGVVEAGEGGIRLTVDLQPNFALNQPLSPFALAAIEMLDPDVELGRGPDAAPPASSVGTGHYALDVVSVIEATLDDPRPILSQQQFRARGEAVAAMKREGIEYDERMELLEEITWPKPLDALLAQAYEVFASSQPWIRDFELSPKSVVRDMFERACSFGEYVSLYQLARSEGLVLRYLSDAYRAIRQTVPVDAQTPDLLDLIAWLGELVRQVDSSLVDEWEQLINPADDPSAPVVPPAPPSILTNRRAFVVLVRNEMFRRVQLAALQRDDELVGLDPDVDWPGVLDRYFDEHDSIGTGGASRSSALVDIDESAATDGIWRVEQTIDDPAGDHDWRIRAEVDLAASEEEGTAIVRVTEVLRL, encoded by the coding sequence GTGACCTCGCTCCTCGACCATGTGCCCGCAGGCAGCGACCCGGATGCCGCCTACCTCGGGTTCGTGGAGTGGGCGAGCAGCCGCGGATTGACGCTCTACCCCGCCCAGGACGAGGCGATCATCGAGATCGTCTCCGGTGCGAACGTGATCCTGTCGACGCCGACGGGGACGGGCAAGTCCCTCGTCGCGGTCGCCGCGCACGCGGCATCCCTCGCCCGGGGCGGCCGCAGCTACTACACGGCCCCGATCAAGGCTCTCGTGAGTGAGAAGTTCTTCGCGCTGGTCGAGATCTTCGGCGCGGAGAACGTCGGCATGGTGACGGGGGACTCCTCCGTCAACTCCGACGCGCCGATCATCTGCTGCACGGCGGAGATCCTCGCCAACCTCGCTCTGCGCCAGGGATCGGACGCGGCCGTCGATCAGATCGTCATGGACGAGTTCCACTACTACGGCGAACCCGACCGCGGGTGGGCGTGGCAGGTGCCCCTGCTGCTGCTGACCCGGGCGCAGTTCATCCTCATGTCGGCGACCCTCGGCGACGTCGCCGACATCGCCGACGACCTCTCCCGCCGCACCGGGCGGGCCACCGCCCGTGTCACGGGAGTGGAGCGGCCCGTGCCGCTGCACTTCGAGTACGCCCGCACCCCCGTGCACGAGACGGTGCAGGAGCTTCTCGACACGAAGCAGGCCCCGGTCTACGTCGTCCACTTCTCCCAGGCGGCGGCGATGGAGCGGGCTCAGGCGCTGTCGTCGATCCGCATCATCGACCGTGAGCGGCGCGACGAGATCGCCGAGGCGATCGGCGGATTCCGCTTCACCACCGGCTTCGGCAAGACCCTCTCGCGCTATGTGCGCGCGGGCATCGGCGTGCACCACGCGGGCATGCTGCCGCGGTACCGACGCCTCGTCGAGACCCTTGCCCAGCGCGGGCTCCTGCGGGTCATCTGCGGCACCGACACGCTGGGCGTGGGGATCAACGTCCCCATCCGCACCGTGCTCCTGACCGCCCTCACGAAGTACGACGGCACGCGCATGCGCCAGCTGTCGGCCCGCGAGTTCCACCAGATCGCCGGCCGCGCGGGCCGCGCGGGGTACGACACCGCGGGAACCGTCGTCGTCATGGCACCCGATCACGAGATCGAGAACGCCGCGCAGATCCTCAAGGCCGGCGACGACCTGAAGAAGCAGAAGAAGATCGTGCGCAAGAAGGCGCCGCAGGGGTTCGTCAACTGGACCGAGCAGAGCTACGACCGCCTGGTGGCGGCCGAGCCCGAACCGCTGCAGCCGCAGATGAAGCTCACGGCCGCGATGCTCATCAACGTCATCGCCCGCGGCGGCGACGTGTTCGGCAACGTCCGCTCCCTGGTCTTCGACAATCACGAGCCGCGCCCCCGGCAGTACGAACTCGCCCGCCGCGCGATCGCGATCTTCCGCACCCTGGTGCAGGCGGGCGTGGTCGAGGCGGGGGAGGGCGGCATCCGGCTCACCGTCGACCTGCAACCGAACTTCGCGCTCAACCAGCCGCTGTCGCCGTTCGCGCTCGCCGCGATCGAGATGCTCGACCCCGACGTCGAACTCGGCAGGGGGCCGGATGCCGCGCCTCCGGCGTCGTCGGTCGGCACGGGGCACTACGCCCTCGACGTCGTCAGCGTGATCGAGGCGACGCTCGACGATCCGCGTCCGATCCTGTCGCAGCAGCAGTTCCGCGCGCGGGGCGAGGCCGTGGCCGCGATGAAGCGCGAGGGCATCGAGTACGACGAGCGGATGGAACTGCTCGAGGAGATCACCTGGCCCAAACCCCTCGACGCGTTGCTGGCGCAGGCGTACGAGGTGTTCGCGTCGAGCCAGCCGTGGATCCGCGACTTCGAGTTGTCGCCGAAGTCGGTCGTGCGCGACATGTTCGAGCGGGCGTGCTCGTTCGGTGAATACGTCTCGCTGTACCAGCTCGCCCGCAGCGAGGGGCTGGTCCTGCGCTACCTGAGCGACGCCTACCGCGCGATCCGTCAGACGGTGCCGGTCGACGCGCAGACGCCCGACCTGCTCGACCTCATCGCGTGGCTCGGCGAGCTCGTGCGGCAGGTGGATTCGAGCCTCGTGGACGAGTGGGAGCAGCTGATCAACCCCGCCGACGACCCGTCGGCCCCGGTGGTGCCCCCCGCGCCGCCGTCGATCCTCACGAACCGCCGTGCGTTCGTCGTGCTCGTACGCAACGAGATGTTCCGCCGCGTGCAGCTCGCCGCTCTCCAGCGCGACGACGAACTGGTCGGACTCGATCCCGACGTCGACTGGCCGGGCGTTCTCGACCGCTACTTCGACGAGCACGACAGCATCGGCACCGGGGGCGCATCACGGTCTTCCGCGCTCGTCGACATCGACGAGTCCGCGGCGACGGACGGCATCTGGCGCGTCGAGCAGACGATCGACGACCCCGCCGGCGACCACGACTGGCGCATCCGCGCCGAGGTCGATCTCGCCGCCTCCGAGGAAGAGGGCACGGCGATCGTGCGGGTCACCGAGGTGCTGCGGCTCTGA
- a CDS encoding GNAT family N-acetyltransferase, whose product MTDSPVIRDIHPDDAGEVLTIQRAAFASEALIYGDPDMPPLTQTLEELEAELVENLGCVAIVGHRLVGAVRARRDDELLLIGRLAIAPDQQGGGLGSKLLAAVEERGRQAGATEAELFTGGLSEANQRLYEREGYHRSETTPDGEIFYRKPLT is encoded by the coding sequence GTGACCGACTCGCCCGTCATCCGCGACATCCACCCCGACGACGCCGGAGAGGTCCTGACGATCCAGCGCGCCGCCTTCGCCAGCGAAGCGCTGATCTACGGCGACCCCGACATGCCGCCCCTGACCCAGACCCTCGAGGAGCTCGAGGCCGAACTCGTCGAGAACCTCGGCTGCGTCGCCATCGTCGGCCACCGTCTCGTCGGGGCCGTTCGCGCGCGCCGCGACGACGAGCTCCTGCTGATCGGTCGCCTCGCCATCGCACCCGATCAGCAGGGCGGGGGCCTCGGGTCGAAGCTCCTCGCCGCCGTCGAGGAACGTGGGCGCCAGGCCGGCGCGACCGAGGCCGAACTGTTCACCGGCGGTCTCAGCGAGGCGAACCAGCGCCTTTATGAGCGCGAGGGGTATCACCGTTCCGAGACCACCCCCGACGGCGAGATCTTCTACCGCAAGCCGCTGACCTGA
- a CDS encoding copper resistance CopC family protein, with product MHRLRVVAAGIVVAAVAVLASSVPASAHDELLSSSPSAGERLPSAPQEISLRFSADVMDVGAEVIVADGDGTDWVAADPVVASGTVSVYLADGMPVAGYEIRWRVVSVDGHPISGVIPFTVGDAAPLERAAVSAAPSPQAVPASTDGAGIPRVVVIAAIGAGLALAVFVAVSFLLRRRGARGDQS from the coding sequence ATGCATCGCCTCCGCGTCGTCGCGGCGGGGATCGTCGTGGCTGCCGTCGCCGTCCTGGCGTCGTCGGTCCCGGCCTCCGCCCACGACGAACTGCTCTCCAGCTCACCCTCCGCGGGTGAGCGTCTGCCCTCCGCACCCCAGGAGATCTCCCTGAGATTCTCCGCCGACGTCATGGACGTCGGGGCAGAGGTGATCGTCGCCGACGGCGACGGCACCGACTGGGTGGCGGCCGACCCCGTGGTGGCATCCGGGACCGTCTCGGTCTACCTGGCGGACGGCATGCCGGTCGCCGGGTACGAGATCCGGTGGCGCGTCGTCTCGGTCGACGGCCACCCCATCTCGGGGGTCATCCCGTTCACCGTCGGAGACGCCGCGCCCCTCGAACGGGCCGCCGTCTCGGCGGCGCCCTCCCCGCAGGCGGTCCCCGCCTCCACCGACGGCGCGGGGATCCCCCGTGTCGTCGTCATCGCCGCGATCGGGGCGGGCCTGGCGCTCGCCGTCTTCGTCGCGGTCTCGTTCCTCCTCCGTCGTCGCGGTGCCCGCGGCGATCAGTCCTGA
- a CDS encoding copper chaperone PCu(A)C, translated as MSVRTTSLLRFGALALAATLALSGCAGAAAPTTSVTPEADAFSTSDVWVKAADAGMSAGFGELRNDGDTDLTVVSATSPATSAMELHETVQNESGQMVMRPVEGGFVIPAHGAITLEPGGNHLMFMDVTSPLLVGDETTITLTFSDESTAEITAPVKEFAGANETYEGDMGEMDMGSSESGH; from the coding sequence ATGTCCGTCCGCACCACCTCCCTCCTGCGCTTCGGCGCCCTCGCCCTGGCCGCAACTCTCGCGCTCTCGGGGTGCGCCGGCGCCGCTGCGCCCACCACGTCCGTCACGCCGGAGGCCGACGCGTTCTCGACCAGCGACGTCTGGGTCAAGGCTGCCGATGCGGGGATGAGCGCCGGCTTCGGCGAGCTCCGCAACGACGGCGACACCGACCTCACGGTCGTGTCGGCCACCAGCCCCGCGACCTCCGCAATGGAGCTGCACGAGACCGTGCAGAACGAGTCCGGCCAGATGGTCATGCGCCCGGTCGAGGGCGGATTCGTCATCCCCGCCCACGGGGCGATCACCCTCGAGCCGGGTGGCAACCACCTCATGTTCATGGACGTCACGTCGCCCTTGCTCGTCGGCGACGAGACCACGATCACCCTGACCTTCTCGGACGAGTCCACGGCGGAGATCACCGCGCCCGTGAAGGAGTTCGCCGGCGCGAACGAGACCTACGAGGGCGACATGGGCGAGATGGACATGGGCTCCTCGGAGTCGGGCCACTGA